Proteins from a genomic interval of Papaver somniferum cultivar HN1 chromosome 4, ASM357369v1, whole genome shotgun sequence:
- the LOC113275956 gene encoding uncharacterized protein LOC113275956, giving the protein MSRVSHSKLESLVQRNGKKSSILRCAELRNSEKIIEPEECLQNEVTQSGVNPRDENTRNEPNAETSSGVREDSHVYKLNPAENVLNVYNASINKHHESESEYVNISSVSLHLLNWGDNVKEGRGWGFVEERPSQHGSSSQDQLGMSKKPFLNLVSDNGGESPGESEDSDSSVDPKNSLGDLLDMMPMNSWNSNKDQEIKWKFEADMLSSFEENPELCLKAVCALYRQHVSEDAISAKGLFHCSDAFRVTTLAKFLMDKDCKGDLKKSVKQLEIFDSKAVEDCKRLARSYSKQLFNIYQKGKDPYFLPATTASHGDQTAK; this is encoded by the exons ATGTCCAGAGTCTCGCATTCGAAGTTGGAGAGTCTAGTCCAGAGGAATGGAAAGAAAAGTTCAATACTGAGATGTGCAGAGTTGCGTAATTCTGAAAAGATAATTGAGCCTGAAGAGTGTTTGCAGAATGAAGTTACTCAAAGTGGTGTAAACCCAAGAGATGAAAACACCAGGAACGAACCTAATGCTGAAACCAGCAGTGGAGTGAGGGAGGATTCTCATGTGTACAAGTTGAACCCCGCAGAGAATGTGCTGAATGTGTACAACGCTAGCATCAATAAGCATCATGAGTCGGAGTCTGAATATGTGAACATTTCTTCTGTAAGTTTACATTTATTAAATTGGGGTGATAATGTTAAAGAAGGGAGGGGTTGGGGCTTTGTTGAGGAGAGACCATCTCAACATGGATCATCATCTCAAGATCAATTGGGAATGAGTAAGAAACCTTTTTTGAACTTGGTCTCGGATAACGGTGGTGAAAGTCCCGGCGAATCTGAAGATTCTGATAGTTCTGTTGATCCGAAGAATTCTCTTGGTGACCTTTTGGATATGATGCCGATGAATAGCTGGAACAGTAACAAAGACCAAGAGATTAAATGGAAGTTTGAAGCTGATATGCTTTCTTCATTTGAAGAGAATCCTGAACTCTGTTTAAAAGCTGTTTGTGCTCTCTATCGACAGCATGTATCTGAAGACGCAATATCAGCCAAGGGACTGTTCCATTGCAGCGATGCATTCAG GGTTACTACTTTGGCCAAGTTCTTAATGGATAAGGACTGCAAAGGTGACCTAAAGAAATCTGTGAAACAGTTGGAGATATTTGATTCTAAAGCGGTTGAAGACTGCAAGAGGCTGGCTAGAAGTTACTCAAAGCAGTTATTCAATATTTACCAAAAAGGAAAAGATCCTTATTTCCTTCCCGCTACAACTGCCAGCCATGGAGATCAAACTGCTAAGTGA